A region from the Paraburkholderia flagellata genome encodes:
- a CDS encoding porin, protein MASTYSRTRNIALVALLLGSSVTTAYAQSSVTLYGIVDTGLLYTSRTLDPATGNNAGHQFSFISGGVGPSLFGLRGTEDLGGGFQTMFALESGIDMANGGFNDSNGNLFGRQAWVGVAGGFGTVKAGLQYSPFALSIIAMDPRNTSSFGSGVPLYIGNVFVTGVFNANAVSYTSPTIAGFQGSALFAFGGTPGNFQAGRQYSASLDYHAGPFAVSAAMYSGNAGGTATTTPIPSTVQFSGRTIGASYQAGDLTVKLNYVNYKVAGSFDNRVYGAGASYLVTPAANLNGGVWYTSDGNDTSNHSILAAAGLTYSLSKATQLYGQVGYVNNHGKMNTGLSLHGALFGVQGSTVGADVGIRHVF, encoded by the coding sequence ATGGCATCGACGTATTCACGGACCCGTAACATCGCATTGGTGGCTCTGTTGCTGGGTAGCAGCGTAACCACGGCCTACGCGCAAAGCAGCGTGACACTCTATGGGATAGTCGACACAGGGCTGCTCTACACCAGCCGAACGCTCGATCCAGCCACTGGAAACAACGCCGGACATCAGTTTTCGTTCATCTCGGGCGGAGTGGGGCCGTCGCTGTTCGGGCTGAGAGGAACGGAAGACCTGGGCGGCGGCTTTCAAACGATGTTCGCGCTCGAAAGTGGCATCGACATGGCGAACGGCGGCTTCAACGATTCGAACGGCAATCTGTTTGGCCGCCAGGCATGGGTCGGTGTCGCGGGAGGTTTCGGCACCGTGAAAGCCGGTCTCCAGTATTCGCCTTTCGCGCTTTCGATCATTGCGATGGATCCGCGCAACACTTCGTCTTTCGGTAGCGGTGTGCCGCTCTATATCGGCAACGTGTTTGTCACAGGCGTATTCAATGCGAATGCCGTTTCATACACTTCGCCGACGATTGCGGGATTTCAGGGCAGCGCGCTCTTCGCATTCGGAGGCACGCCGGGCAATTTTCAGGCTGGCCGCCAGTATTCGGCAAGCCTAGACTACCATGCCGGTCCTTTTGCGGTGAGCGCCGCAATGTACAGCGGCAACGCGGGCGGCACGGCAACAACGACGCCAATCCCGAGCACGGTGCAGTTTTCCGGGCGCACGATCGGCGCGAGCTATCAGGCAGGCGACTTGACTGTGAAGTTGAACTACGTCAACTACAAGGTCGCGGGTTCGTTCGACAACCGGGTGTACGGCGCAGGCGCAAGCTATTTGGTCACGCCCGCGGCGAACCTCAATGGAGGCGTGTGGTATACGAGCGACGGCAACGATACGTCAAACCATTCCATTCTGGCCGCGGCAGGCTTGACATACAGCCTGTCGAAAGCGACGCAGCTCTATGGGCAGGTTGGGTACGTCAATAATCACGGCAAGATGAATACGGGTCTTTCATTACACGGGGCGCTCTTCGGTGTGCAGGGATCGACAGTTGGCGCGGACGTCGGTATCCGCCACGTGTTCTGA
- a CDS encoding fatty acid--CoA ligase, which yields MTSTPFDGAKAAYAYPLLIRQLLLTPLAVNPEQQIVYRDRTRYTYRTLRDRIGRLASGLRAIGIGPGDTVAIMDWDSNRYLESYFAVPMMGAVLMTVNVRLSPEQIAYTLSHSRAKVLLVNTGFMAVLDAARTHLVCPDRLVLLDDNDPCEMPAGFVGEYESLLAAASPDYVFEDFDENARATTFYTTGTTGQPKGVYFSHRQLVLHTLSLAAALSSAPQQGRIHRDDVYMPMTPMFHVHAWGMPYVATLLGLKQVYPGRYVPETLIDLLKREKVTFSHGVPTLMHMVLSSPAAANVDMKGWKVIVGGSALPRGLARAAVERGIDIFTGYGMSETCPILTLAQHKSSMPDDAERDLDIRTKTGLPIPLVDLRVVDTSINDVAHDGKSTGEIVARAPWLTQGYVGDPAASEALWRGGYLHTSDIGAIDSKGYLQVTDRIKDVIKTGGEWVSSLELEDLVSRHPAVSEVAVICVKDARWGERPMPLVVLKPDKHADEEQILEHLKGFAARGVISRYAVPDRVVFVEQIDKTSVGKIDKKRLRARYQSASTNVE from the coding sequence ATGACATCCACACCTTTCGATGGTGCCAAAGCCGCTTACGCATACCCACTGCTGATCAGGCAGTTGTTGCTCACGCCGCTCGCGGTGAACCCGGAGCAGCAGATCGTCTATCGAGACCGCACGCGCTATACCTATCGCACGCTGCGCGATCGCATCGGCCGGCTGGCAAGCGGATTGCGAGCGATCGGGATCGGCCCAGGCGACACGGTCGCGATCATGGACTGGGATAGCAACCGCTACCTGGAGTCCTATTTCGCCGTTCCGATGATGGGTGCCGTGCTGATGACCGTCAACGTGCGGCTTTCCCCCGAGCAGATCGCCTACACATTGAGCCACTCGCGCGCGAAGGTGCTGCTGGTCAACACCGGGTTCATGGCGGTACTCGATGCCGCACGTACTCATCTTGTTTGTCCTGATCGCTTAGTACTACTTGACGATAACGATCCGTGCGAGATGCCCGCCGGATTCGTTGGCGAATACGAGTCGTTGCTCGCTGCGGCATCGCCGGACTACGTGTTCGAGGATTTCGACGAGAACGCGCGTGCGACGACCTTTTACACCACGGGCACGACCGGCCAACCGAAGGGCGTTTATTTCAGTCACCGGCAACTCGTCCTGCACACGCTTTCTCTGGCGGCGGCGCTGTCGAGCGCACCGCAACAGGGACGCATCCACCGCGACGACGTATATATGCCAATGACGCCGATGTTCCACGTACACGCGTGGGGAATGCCGTATGTCGCGACGTTGCTCGGGCTGAAGCAGGTGTACCCAGGCCGGTACGTGCCCGAGACGCTTATCGACCTGCTGAAACGCGAGAAAGTCACGTTCTCGCACGGGGTGCCGACATTGATGCACATGGTGCTATCCAGCCCCGCCGCCGCGAATGTCGACATGAAGGGCTGGAAGGTGATAGTGGGCGGTTCGGCGCTGCCGCGCGGCCTTGCCCGCGCGGCGGTCGAGCGGGGCATCGATATCTTCACGGGTTATGGCATGTCCGAGACCTGCCCGATCCTGACACTCGCGCAGCACAAGTCGTCGATGCCGGACGACGCAGAGCGCGATCTCGACATTCGCACGAAAACGGGGCTGCCTATTCCGCTCGTCGATCTTCGCGTCGTCGATACGTCGATTAACGATGTCGCCCACGACGGCAAGTCCACCGGCGAAATCGTGGCGCGAGCGCCCTGGCTGACGCAGGGCTACGTTGGGGATCCCGCCGCATCGGAAGCGCTCTGGCGCGGCGGCTATCTGCACACGAGCGATATCGGTGCGATTGACAGCAAGGGCTACCTGCAGGTTACCGACCGCATCAAGGATGTCATCAAGACAGGCGGGGAGTGGGTCTCGTCGCTAGAACTGGAGGATCTCGTCTCGCGCCACCCTGCCGTTAGCGAAGTGGCGGTGATCTGTGTCAAAGACGCCAGGTGGGGCGAGCGGCCCATGCCCTTGGTGGTGCTCAAACCGGACAAGCACGCCGATGAGGAACAGATCCTCGAGCACTTGAAGGGATTTGCCGCTCGCGGCGTGATCTCCAGATATGCGGTGCCTGATCGCGTCGTTTTCGTCGAGCAGATCGACAAGACGAGCGTCGGCAAGATCGACAAGAAGCGACTCAGGGCCAGGTACCAGAGCGCCTCAACGAACGTTGAGTAA
- a CDS encoding glucose 1-dehydrogenase has translation MSRLEGKVALVTGAARGIGAAIAKAMADAGAKVLIADVLDGEGQTFAEAIGSGARYVHLDVTKSADWQKAVESAVNAFGKLNVLVNNAGISTYGLIEHLDDHDWEKTLAVNLSGVFRGIRAAIPAMRSAGGGSIVNISSAAGMLGYTGLPAYVASKFGVRGLTKAAALELARDGIRVNSVHPGFIRTPLSMAGPAPSTDAIPLRRMGEPAEVGNLVVYLASDESAFSTGSEFIVDGGQTAGAIVWGFDDASGAA, from the coding sequence ATGTCCCGACTCGAGGGGAAAGTAGCATTAGTTACGGGTGCGGCTCGCGGCATAGGTGCGGCCATTGCGAAGGCGATGGCCGACGCCGGTGCGAAAGTGCTCATCGCCGATGTGCTCGATGGCGAAGGGCAGACATTCGCGGAAGCAATCGGAAGTGGTGCGCGGTATGTGCATCTGGACGTCACGAAATCCGCCGACTGGCAAAAAGCGGTCGAGTCCGCGGTCAACGCGTTCGGCAAGCTGAATGTGCTGGTGAACAACGCGGGCATTTCGACCTACGGACTCATCGAGCATCTGGACGACCACGATTGGGAAAAAACACTCGCGGTCAACCTGTCGGGCGTATTCCGAGGCATCAGGGCGGCGATTCCCGCAATGAGAAGCGCGGGCGGGGGCTCAATCGTCAACATTTCGTCGGCGGCGGGGATGCTCGGTTACACCGGCCTGCCGGCCTACGTTGCGTCGAAATTCGGCGTTCGCGGCCTCACAAAGGCGGCGGCACTCGAGCTCGCCCGGGATGGCATACGGGTCAACTCCGTCCATCCCGGCTTTATCAGGACACCGCTATCGATGGCCGGTCCGGCACCGTCAACCGACGCCATTCCGTTGCGCCGCATGGGCGAACCCGCGGAGGTCGGCAACCTCGTCGTATACCTCGCAAGTGACGAGTCGGCTTTCTCGACCGGCTCCGAGTTCATTGTCGATGGCGGCCAGACCGCAGGGGCGATCGTGTGGGGCTTTGACGACGCTTCAGGCGCGGCTTGA
- a CDS encoding serine hydrolase domain-containing protein: MTEVANSSRKASVAADRDALQAYGFDASRLARVREAVISDVEQGRCHGVAMRVARRGTTVLDLCEGHADRAAGTRLQPDSVFASMSVAKQFTNVLALSLVERGLLKLHAPVAEVIPEFGTLGKERVNLYHLLTHTSGVLSAVPNVPPEVLTNIDAMVHYACGLPLESQPGERVNYSLLLGHSIIAAMCLRVGGRGRRFADMLREELFEPLRMSDTSLGPRADLLERLCPVRVAYENMPSLTPKEAVEGVGALIAMPGCEIPGGGCMTTINDVLRFAEMLRQGGALDGVRVLSPAMIDFCARNHTGDMRNVFFDTTCGMRNWMTYPAAIGVGFFVRGDGNLPGHHFSALHSAKAFGGFGAGCNEFSIDPQRDLTIAFLSTGLMEDSRHLERMSTIATLVLAAITN, encoded by the coding sequence ATGACTGAAGTTGCAAACAGCAGCCGCAAGGCATCCGTCGCAGCAGATCGTGATGCGCTGCAGGCATATGGCTTCGACGCGTCGCGCCTCGCGCGCGTGCGCGAAGCCGTCATATCGGACGTCGAGCAGGGGCGTTGCCACGGCGTCGCCATGCGCGTCGCACGTCGGGGCACGACGGTGCTCGATTTGTGCGAAGGCCATGCAGACCGTGCAGCTGGCACTCGTCTACAGCCGGACTCAGTTTTTGCATCGATGTCGGTCGCGAAACAGTTCACCAACGTGCTCGCGTTGTCGCTGGTCGAGCGCGGTTTGCTCAAGCTGCACGCGCCCGTGGCGGAGGTGATCCCGGAGTTCGGCACGCTCGGCAAGGAGCGGGTCAACCTCTACCACCTGCTCACGCATACGAGCGGTGTCCTGTCGGCTGTGCCGAACGTGCCGCCCGAGGTGCTGACGAACATCGACGCGATGGTGCATTACGCTTGCGGACTGCCTCTCGAATCGCAGCCCGGCGAACGTGTCAATTATTCGCTGTTGCTCGGTCATTCGATCATCGCAGCGATGTGCCTGCGTGTCGGCGGTCGTGGCCGGCGTTTTGCCGACATGCTGCGCGAGGAGCTGTTCGAGCCGCTTCGCATGAGCGACACCAGTCTCGGCCCACGAGCCGATCTCCTCGAACGTCTATGCCCGGTGCGCGTAGCGTACGAGAACATGCCGTCGCTGACCCCCAAGGAGGCGGTCGAGGGCGTGGGCGCGCTGATCGCTATGCCGGGCTGCGAGATCCCGGGTGGCGGATGCATGACGACGATCAACGACGTACTGCGCTTCGCCGAGATGTTGCGGCAGGGCGGTGCGCTGGATGGCGTGCGCGTGCTGTCGCCGGCGATGATCGACTTTTGCGCGCGAAACCATACGGGCGACATGCGCAACGTCTTCTTCGACACGACCTGCGGCATGCGTAACTGGATGACGTATCCCGCGGCCATCGGCGTCGGCTTCTTCGTTCGGGGCGACGGCAATCTCCCGGGTCATCACTTCAGCGCGCTGCATTCGGCGAAGGCCTTCGGCGGGTTTGGCGCAGGATGCAACGAGTTCAGCATCGATCCGCAGCGTGACCTCACGATCGCGTTCCTCTCGACTGGCCTGATGGAGGACAGCCGCCACCTGGAGCGCATGTCCACCATTGCAACGCTGGTGCTGGCGGCCATAACGAACTGA
- a CDS encoding SDR family NAD(P)-dependent oxidoreductase encodes MTSLASDLLDFHGKTVLVTGAATGIGRAVALAFAKHGARLSIGDINEDAARETLDGIKRLGAEVIFVRTDVSSEADVQHLVSETVRRFGKLDCAFNNAGIAPRDADRSALAQLDLAVFDRLLAVNLRGVFLCMKYELQEMARSGSGAIVNTASVAGIVAEPGVAGYVAAKHGVIGLTKSAAIEYASQGIRINALAPGWVDTPMTVALKDEPALNARLREAAPIGRPARPEEMAGSVLFLCSDAASYVTGQVHVADGAATVRGMFPTQLVGKPL; translated from the coding sequence ATGACTTCGCTCGCATCGGATCTTCTGGACTTCCACGGAAAAACGGTGCTCGTCACGGGTGCCGCAACTGGCATCGGACGGGCTGTGGCGCTCGCTTTCGCAAAACACGGAGCGCGCTTGTCGATCGGCGACATCAACGAGGATGCCGCGCGTGAAACCCTCGATGGCATCAAGCGCCTCGGTGCGGAGGTGATCTTTGTGCGCACCGACGTTTCCAGCGAAGCCGACGTGCAACATCTCGTGTCGGAGACGGTACGGCGCTTCGGCAAGCTCGACTGCGCGTTCAACAACGCAGGAATTGCACCCAGAGACGCCGACCGCAGCGCGCTCGCACAGCTGGATCTCGCTGTTTTCGATCGCCTGCTCGCCGTCAATCTGCGCGGAGTATTCCTGTGCATGAAGTACGAGCTGCAGGAAATGGCGCGCTCGGGCAGCGGGGCGATCGTGAACACTGCGTCCGTGGCAGGCATCGTGGCCGAGCCCGGCGTGGCCGGCTACGTCGCAGCGAAGCACGGCGTCATCGGGCTCACGAAGAGTGCCGCGATCGAATACGCGAGCCAGGGCATCCGTATCAATGCGCTGGCGCCCGGCTGGGTCGATACGCCGATGACGGTGGCGCTGAAGGACGAACCGGCACTCAACGCGCGACTGCGCGAAGCCGCGCCGATCGGCCGGCCGGCGCGGCCGGAAGAGATGGCGGGGTCCGTCCTCTTCCTCTGCTCGGATGCGGCGTCGTACGTGACCGGCCAGGTCCATGTGGCGGACGGCGCGGCCACGGTGCGCGGGATGTTCCCCACACAACTGGTCGGGAAGCCTCTGTAA